Proteins encoded within one genomic window of Etheostoma cragini isolate CJK2018 chromosome 21, CSU_Ecrag_1.0, whole genome shotgun sequence:
- the mki67 gene encoding proliferation marker protein Ki-67 isoform X5, whose protein sequence is MPLHGKIVVIKRSGGDGTEFPLISTCLIGRRTDCDIRIQLPQVSKEHCKIDLNENKEVILTNLSSVTPTCLNGEALHQSERLKHGDVITVIDRSFRFEYPPPPTPKKRSSKGGKSETLKVLQDQQVGATVTTETGEKRISEVTTDPHLKDGTNNDNIQRPLEKTVEMETKEVDSQSKTSSPFSDLYQMIKKSLDVKTPRVSSASVLQTPTSRFCTPKPGSVRKNDGKPVLSSEEKITPKKDEVKVSPVADKTTGEAENVTNGTPKSVKKQRRSFQVPSAEVARPEVGEAENVANSEATSPEKRSRTPPQRFSACEVEPKSPVRRRSKEAEPAVTEEQDPAVTPTKTDGLRRSSPRNSGKEASKKRKYGEVLADSPTPQMKRKRVSFGGYLCPELFDKRLPPDSPLCKGATPRRSLCVSRPKQSLLRRASAIGLRQEFKEEHPDSPNVAAKMRTPSPKSSKKSPKPRTPSPKAAPPARRSPKSKSPSPAGVQTPLIKGRFSVSHISTPSPIADDAVTDQVPLVTATPKIPLRRKSMSRETPSTSKSAVKAMRRRSGISRASLKVKNSWADIVRFGPTKPQVAVPAKKTVTKKATKKIVSKPQTPARKLKDHVSTGHADSPVTIVVGRAHKQKVIYPTGAAPRLVTNIALLKKNMKMDEDLSGISEMLKTPVIDRKRRSVIDENDATKTPVGGLATSVVEPSVLNTPEESGEMIVSPLSFSSTVKVRSYNTEAVQRLLDDDHESSIVSDTPALETHSDDCSEQQCVVLKTTSVTPLKQKPDLPECLTGVKRIMKTPRQKAEPVEDLRGKILKTPKQRPEQQECLTGVKRIMKTPRQKAEPVEDIRGRILKTPKQKPEQQECLTGVKRMMTTPRQEPEPVEDIKVELLTTPKQKPEQQCLSGVKRICKTTQQEAEPLEDVQGKLLQTPKALEASDEQTVETLADMQESEDLTEMTDVNTPEVKSSPLVPPKETAKPVETFGIKRQSRGAPEEDFGGLQEFTEEALAEPTGQLETNEVEGQTAPDCDEDVAKEEADANEVVVDDHMEEVPSGHNESLGAVETISQASVDEDISVEEPTVDAADENASGEQPAVDAADENASGEQPTVDAVDGNASGEQPAVDENTTEEQPTVDAVDENTSEEQPAVDMVDEIVPEEQPTVDAADENISEQPTVDAVDETLSEEPTVETATGKVTEIMDTTATEAEHEKKSVRGRRAKTAEDKQEAAEPSEDPVVPAPVRGRRGKKTEAAAPPAVRQTRGRNAKSQEGGGVEPTMEESTSLPPKVVLKPKRGRNAKTASDEQPGLVQEVVPEIEQNPPVDVDQEAHDSATPLEKAVLKPKRGRKPKQAEQPVPEQEDVPFTHCDRVPQVDVAEADANDVCSELVLSESDENQEEPTMETATGKVTELDPTATEAEHEKKSVRGRRAKTAEDKREAAEPSEDPVVPAPVRGRRGKKTEAAAPPAVKQTRGRNAKSQEVGDVEPTMEESTSLPPKVVLKPKRGRNAKTASDEQPEMGPEKVVEKTLVTEISTEDVSDQTLIKENDAAPPAEEAVLKPVRGRKTKPTPVEPPQPEPEKNEVMVNESHTADAQPQKSIPSLGKTTRGRQTKPDAVDRNEVMEDTVVAVETEQQSQLPVRARRGRNAKQEEEKLESASAETATSLEPAKKLMRTRKAEQDVRPREVQAKEMVIPEKTEVKTDEQTTVAAKPRRGGRKAKQDPELETPVESTEVQEVTAVSSTDKLKRGRRGKLVTEEAGVTAVVQEEQPDHELEAEKKNIAEPDTPVTKPSRSRGVKTSVKKEVLQAIPAKRARRGAALPLEEPNAESTEPAPTSVEPAKRGRRAAAKPTADNATATGEQPKPAEDSSNAFVEDTQMAKRSVRWKADLEVFDISKVTPVKAARGRKPKLAVQVHTESKNVSKEGNEAEEKDLSDNVEAQPVKRARRGAKVADVTSDEAASAREVQSVEAETLPKTRRGRIAKK, encoded by the exons ATGCCATTGCACGGGAAAATAGTCGTGATTAAGAGGAGTGGAGGCGACGGGACTGAGTTTCCTCTTATTTCAACATGCCTAATTGGAAG GAGGACTGACTGCGATATTCGTATTCAGCTCCCTCAAGTCTCCAAGGAGCATTGCAAAATTGActtgaatgaaaataaagag GTCATTTTGACAAATTTGAGCTCAGTGACTCCAACTTGTTTGAACGGAGAGGCTCTGCATCAGTCTGAGCGTTTGAAGCATGGAGATGTGATAACTGTTATTGACCGTTCTTTTAG GTTTGAGTACCCTCCACCACCAACTCCAAAGAAGAGGTCTTCCAAAGGAGGCAAATCTGAAACCCTCAAA GTTCTTCAAGATCAGCAAGTGGGGGCCACTGTCACCACcgaaacaggagaaaaaaggaTCTCTGAAGTTACCACCG aCCCTCATCTGAAAGATGGAACTAACAATGACAACATCCAGCGACCCCTGGAGAAAACTGTGGAGATGGAAACTAAGGAGGTCGATAGCCAAAGCAAGACCAGCTCCCCCTTCAGCGATCTGTATCAAATGATCAAAAAATCTCTGGATGTCAAGACCCCTCGGGTATCTTCTGCCAGTGTGCTTCAAACACCTACCTCAAGGTTTTGCACTCCAAAACCTGGTTCAGTGAGGAAAAATGATGGAAAACCTGTCCTTTCATCAGAAGAGAAGATCACTCCAAAGAAGGATGAAGTTAAAGTTTCCCCTGTAGCTGACAAAACTACGGGGGAGGCCGAAAATGTAACTAACGGAACCCCCAAGTCTGTTAAGAAGCAGAGGAGGTCCTTCCAGGTTCCTTCTGCTGAGGTGGCCAGACCTGAAGTTGGGGAAGCTGAAAATGTTGCCAACTCTGAAGCAACTTCACCCGAGAAGCGAAGCCGTACACCCCCCCAGAGGTTCAGTGCATGTGAGGTGGAGCCCAAATCCCCCGTGAGACGGAGAAGCAAGGAGGCCGAACCTGCCGTGACTGAGGAGCAAGATCCAGCAGTGACTCCCACCAAAACGGATGGTCTTAGAAGGTCATCGCCAAGGAATTCTGGGAAAG AGGCGTCCAAAAAACGCAAATATGGAGAGGTGCTGGCCGACTCTCCCACACCACAAATGAAAAGGAAACGGGTTTCCTTTGGAGGATACCTGTGTCCTGAGTTGTTTGACAAACGTCTGCCTCCTGACTCTCCATTATGCAAGGGGGCCACTCCACGGAGAAGCTTGTGTGTCTCTAGACCCAAGCAGTCACTCCTCAGACGAGCGTCAGCCATTGGTTTGCGACAG GAGTTCAAAGAAGAGCATCCAGATAGCCCTAATGTGGCTGCAAAAATGAGGACCCCGTCACCTAAGTCATCAAAGAAGTCACCAAAACCCAGGACCCCCTCTCCCAAAGCTGCGCCTCCTGCAAGAAGGTCACCAAAATCTAAGAGTCCTTCGCCTG CAGGAGTCCAGACCCCATTAATAAAAGGGCGCTTCTCTGTGTCACACATCAGCACACCATCTCCCATTGCAGATGATGCTGTAACTGATCAGGTGCCTTTAGTCACTGCAACTCCTAAAATACCCCTGAGGAGAAAGAGCATGTCCCGGGAGACTCCAAGTACCTCAAAGAGTGCTGTAAAAGCAATGCGCAGAAGAAGTGGCATTTCACGGGCATCTCTGAAAG TCAAAAATTCTTGGGCAGACATTGTGAGATTTGGGCCAACTAAGCCTCAAGTCGCTGTTCCAGCTAAAAAGACGGTCAccaaaaaggcaacaaagaaGATTGTGTCTAAACCACAG ACCCCTGCAAGAAAACTCAAAGACCATGTCAGCACTGGACATGCAGACTCACCTGTTACCATTGTTGTGGGCAGAGCTCACAAACAAAAGGTTATATATCCAACTGGTGCTGCGCCAAGACTGGTCACCAATATCGCACTcctaaaaaagaacatgaaaatGGATGAGGACTTGAGTG GAATTTCGGAAATGTTAAAGACCCCTGTAATAGATAGGAAGAGGAGATCAGTAATTGATGAGAACGATGCCACAAAGACACCAGTGGGAGGTCTAGCAACATCTGTGGTAGAACCATCAGTGTTGAACACACCGGAGGAGTCAG GTGAAATGATTGTGTCTCCACTGAGTTTTTCATCTACTGTAAAAGTCAGAAGTTACAACACTGAAGCAGTCCAACGTCTCCTTGATGATGACCATGAATCTAGCATTGTCAGTGACACCCCTGCCTTAGAGACTCACTCTGACGATTGCAGCGAACAGCAGTGTGTAGTTTTGAAGACTACTTCTGTAACACCTCTCAAACAGAAGCCAGATTTGCCAGAGTGTCTCACCGGAGTAAAGAGGATCATGAAGACGCCAAGACAGAAGGCCGAGCCTGTTGAGGACTTGAGAGGGAAGATTTTGAAGACCCCTAAGCAGAGACCCGAACAACAGGAGTGTCTCACCGGAGTCAAGAGGATCATGAAGACCCCAAGACAGAAAGCCGAGCCTGTTGAGGACATCAGAGGGAGGATTTTGAAGACCCCTAAGCAGAAACCCGAACAACAAGAGTGTCTCACTGGGGTCAAGAGGATGATGACCACCCCAAGACAGGAACCTGAGCCTGTAGAGGACATCAAAGTGGAACTTCTGACAACTCCCAAGCAGAAGCCTGAACAACAGTGTCTCAGCGGGGTTAAGAGGATTTGTAAGACCACTCAACAGGAGGCTGAACCTCTTGAAGATGTTCAAGGAAAACTGCTGCAAACTCCCAAAGCTCTAGAAGCTAGTGATGAGCAAACGGTGGAGACGCTAGCAGACATGCAAGAATCTGAAGACCTAACTGAAATGACAGACGTGAACACTCCAGAAGTAAAAAGCTCCCCATTGGTACCTCCCAAAGAAACGGCCAAACCTGTTGAGACCTTTGGTATCAAGAGGCAGAGTCGTGGTGCACCAGAGGAAGACTTTGGGGGACTTCAGGAGTTTACGGAGGAGGCACTGGCTGAACCCACAGGACAACTTGAGACAAATGAG gttGAGGGTCAAACGGCTCCAGATTGTGATGAAGATGTAGCAAAAG AAG AAGCGGATGCAAATGAAGTTGTTGTTGATGACCACATGGAGGAGGTGCCAAGTGGACACAATGAATCATTAGGTGCCGTGGAAACAATCTCTCAAGCATCTGTAGATGAGGATATATCTGTGGAAGAACCCACAGTGGACGCAGCAGATGAGAATGCCTCTGGAGAACAACCCGCAGTGGACGCAGCAGATGAGAATGCATCTGGAGAACAACCCACAGTGGACGCAGTAGATGGGAATGCATCTGGAGAACAACCTGCAGTAGATGAGAATACAACTGAAGAACAACCCACAGTGGACGCGGTAGATGAGAATACATCTGAAGAACAACCCGCAGTAGACATGGTAGATGAGATTGTACCTGAAGAACAACCCACAGTAGATGCAGCAGATGAGAATATATCTGAACAACCCACAGTGGATGCGGTAGATGAGACTCTATCTGAAGAACCCACAGTGGAGACTGCTACTGGGAAAGTCACCGAAATAATGGACACAACTGCCACCGAAGCGGAGCATGAGAAGAAATCAGTTCGAGGCAGAAGGGCAAAAACAGCTGAGGATAAACAAGAGGCAGCAGAACCGTCTGAAGATCCTGTCGTCCCTGCTCCagtcagaggaagaagagggaagaAAACTGAAGCTGCAGCCCCACCTGCTGTGAGACAAACTAGAGGCAGAAATGCAAAGTCTCAAGAAGGCGGCGGTGTTGAGCCCACAATGGAGGAAAGTACGTCCCTGCCTCCCAAAGTTGTCCTTAAGCctaaaagaggaagaaatgcCAAAACCGCCTCCGATGAGCAACCTGGGCTGGTCCAAGAGGTTGTCCCTGAAATTGAACAGAATCCACCTGTTGATGTTGACCAAGAAGCACATGACAGTGCAACCCCCTTGGAGAAGGCTGTGTTGAAGCCCAAGCGAGGGAGAAAACCTAAACAGGCTGAACAACCAGTGCCAGAGCAGGAAGATGTGCCTTTTACTCACTGTGACCGTGTTCCCCAAGTTGACGTGGCTGAAG CAGATGCAAATGATGTCTGCAGTGAGCTGGTCCTCAGTGAAAGTGATGAAAATCAAGAAGAACCCACAATGGAGACTGCTACTGGCAAAGTCACCGAATTAGACCCAACTGCCACCGAAGCGGAGCATGAGAAGAAATCAGTTCGAGGCAGAAGGGCAAAAACAGCTGAGGATAAACGAGAGGCAGCAGAACCGTCTGAAGATCCTGTCGTCCCTGCTCCagtcagaggaagaagagggaagaAAACTGAAGCTGCAGCCCCACCTGCTGTGAAACAAACCAGAGGCAGAAATGCAAAGTCTCAAGAAGTCGGCGATGTTGAGCCCACAATGGAGGAAAGTACGTCCCTGCCTCCCAAAGTTGTCCTTAAGCctaaaagaggaagaaatgcCAAAACCGCCTCCGATGAGCAACCTGAGATGGGACCAGAGAAAGTTGTGGAAAAAACACTGGTGACTGAGATTTCCACTGAAGATGTGAGTGACCAGActctaataaaagaaaatgatgctGCCCCCCCTGCAGAGGAAGCTGTCCTGAAGCCTGTTAGAgggagaaaaactaaaccaactCCCGTTGAGCCACCTCAGCCGGAGCCAGAGAAAAATGAAGTTATGGTTAATGAGTCTCATACAGCCGATGCACAACCTCAAAAGTCCATCCCTTCTCTTGGAAAAACCACAAGAGGGAGACAGACCAAGCCTGATGCTGTTGACCGGAATGAGGTGATGGAGGACACAGTTGTTGCTGTGGAGACCGAGCAGCAATCTCAGCTTCCAGTCAGGGCGAGGAGGGGAAGAAATGctaaacaggaagaagaaaagctaGAGTCTGCTTCCGCTGAGACTGCTACATCCCTGGAGCCGGCTAAAAAACTGATGAGAACCAGGAAGGCAGAGCAAGACGTAAGACCGAGAGAAGTCCAAGCCAAGGAAATGGTTATTCCAGAGAAGACTGAAGTGAAGACGGATGAACAGACCACAGTGGCTGCAAAACCCAGGCGAGGAGGACGGAAAGCCAAACAAGACCCTGAGCTTGAAACCCCTGTGGAGTCCACTGAGGTCCAAGAGGTCACTGCCGTCAGCTCCACAGACAAACTCAAAAGGGGTAGGAGAGGAAAACTAGTAACTGAAGAGGCTGGAGTCACTGCTGTGGTACAAGAGGAACAACCTGACCATGAGCTAGAGGCTGAAAAGAAGAACATTGCTGAGCCAGACACTCCAGTCACTAAACCAAGCAGGTCAAGGGGGGTGAAAACGTCTGTAAAAAAGGAGGTTTTGCAAGCCATTCCAGCCAAGAGAGCCCGTCGAGGTGCAGCTCTTCCCCTTGAGGAGCCCAATGCAGAATCCACAGAGCCTGCGCCAACTTCAGTAGAGCCAGCCAAAAGAGGGAGACGGGCAGCAGCAAAGCCCACCGCCGACAATGCCACGGCGACCGGAGAGCAGCCGAAACCCGCTGAAGATTCGAGCAATGCTTTTGTGGAAGACACCCAAATGGCCAAAAGATCCGTGAGGTGGAAAGCAGATCTGGAAGTCtttgacatttcaaaagtaACACCTGTAAAGGCAGCTCGAGGTAGGAAACCAAAACTTGCGGTCCAAGTCCACACTGAAAGCAAAAATGTGTCCAAGGAAGGTAACGAAGCTGAAGAGAAGGATCTCTCAGACAACGTTGAAGCTCAGCCCGTCAAGAGAGCCAGGCGAGGGGCAAAGGTCGCCGATGTCACCTCTGATGAAGCGGCGTCCGCGCGCGAGGTGCAAAGTGTTGAGGCCGAGACACTGCCGAAAACCCGAAGAGGGAGAATCGctaagaaataa